A window of Firmicutes bacterium HGW-Firmicutes-1 contains these coding sequences:
- a CDS encoding disulfide oxidoreductase has product MEITKEMTIGDVVRNFPKSVDVLYSFGMHCVGCPSSQSETLEEAAYVHGFDVADLMTKLNESK; this is encoded by the coding sequence ATGGAAATAACAAAAGAAATGACAATTGGTGATGTAGTTAGAAATTTCCCAAAGTCAGTAGATGTTTTATATAGTTTTGGAATGCATTGTGTTGGATGCCCTTCTTCACAAAGTGAAACCTTAGAGGAAGCTGCATATGTACATGGATTTGACGTAGCAGACCTTATGACAAAGCTAAATGAAAGTAAGTGA
- a CDS encoding hemerythrin: MDTIQLMIDEHKYIKRMLQVVRKASLNILQGGGIDFNDFYQMIDFVRNYADNHHHGKEEKLLFNRMVEELGPLGEKLIRHGMLVEHDLGRLYMKDLEAALLKVRDGDEEAKIDVIANAVSYTNLLNRHIDKEDTVIYTFAQRSLSPESMNEINIACDKFEAEMEVQKVQEKYIHLVETLEAKYKV, from the coding sequence ATGGATACAATACAATTAATGATAGATGAGCACAAATACATTAAGAGAATGCTTCAGGTAGTTCGTAAGGCTAGCCTTAACATTTTACAAGGTGGCGGGATTGATTTTAATGACTTTTACCAAATGATTGATTTTGTAAGGAATTATGCAGATAATCATCATCATGGAAAAGAAGAAAAGTTATTATTTAACCGAATGGTAGAAGAGTTAGGTCCTCTAGGAGAAAAACTAATAAGACACGGTATGCTTGTGGAGCATGACCTTGGAAGATTATATATGAAAGACTTAGAGGCTGCACTATTAAAGGTTCGAGATGGTGACGAAGAAGCAAAAATAGACGTAATTGCGAATGCTGTCTCCTACACAAACTTACTTAATAGACATATTGATAAAGAAGATACCGTAATATATACATTTGCGCAAAGATCACTCTCCCCTGAGAGTATGAATGAGATTAATATTGCTTGTGATAAATTCGAAGCAGAAATGGAAGTACAGAAAGTACAAGAAAAGTATATTCATTTAGTTGAAACGCTAGAAGCAAAATATAAAGTATAA
- a CDS encoding anaerobic sulfite reductase subunit A, which produces MEVKVNKLDFNEILKKMALEYTIYGPVLFEDEGAFSNTNEMRYAKINSLEEMTLTEKTGLSPKDIIFPIRETLLYFRKDKIEVPDIDEKKIAIFLRPCDINGIKKLDAIFLRNGGIEDFYYKRLREKVKFFMIECTEGFDTCFCVSMNSNKTEDYAAAFRFSEEISIHIKDTSLDAYFGAYEATEFQPDYIEENSVKVNVPSIEKLTNEIFQHSIWQEYTRRCIACGRCNTSCITCSCFTMQDVSHKDSEITGERRRRWAGCQIKEFTNMAGGHDFRTKNGEKMRFKTMHKINDYYKRFNEHMCVGCGRCDDVCPEYISFSKCINKLSQIIEEVGSNE; this is translated from the coding sequence ATGGAAGTGAAAGTGAATAAGCTGGATTTTAATGAGATATTAAAAAAAATGGCACTGGAATATACGATCTATGGGCCGGTATTGTTTGAAGACGAAGGTGCATTTTCAAATACCAATGAAATGAGATATGCTAAGATTAACAGTCTGGAGGAAATGACGTTAACTGAAAAAACAGGGCTTTCACCGAAAGATATTATTTTTCCAATTCGAGAAACCTTGCTTTACTTTCGTAAGGATAAAATAGAAGTTCCAGACATCGATGAAAAGAAAATCGCCATATTTTTAAGACCTTGTGACATAAATGGAATCAAGAAATTAGATGCGATTTTTTTGAGAAATGGTGGCATTGAAGATTTTTATTATAAGAGACTAAGAGAAAAAGTAAAATTTTTTATGATTGAATGTACTGAAGGTTTTGATACGTGCTTCTGCGTTTCTATGAATTCGAATAAAACCGAGGATTATGCTGCAGCTTTTAGATTTTCAGAGGAAATAAGCATACATATCAAAGATACAAGCCTCGATGCATACTTTGGAGCTTATGAAGCTACAGAATTTCAACCTGATTACATAGAAGAAAATAGTGTTAAGGTAAACGTTCCTAGTATTGAGAAGCTAACCAATGAAATTTTTCAACATTCGATCTGGCAGGAATATACAAGAAGGTGTATTGCTTGTGGTAGATGTAATACTTCTTGTATCACTTGCTCGTGTTTTACAATGCAGGATGTTTCGCATAAGGATTCTGAAATAACAGGAGAGAGACGACGTCGATGGGCAGGTTGTCAAATTAAGGAGTTTACAAACATGGCAGGCGGTCATGATTTTAGAACGAAGAATGGAGAAAAGATGAGATTTAAAACCATGCATAAAATCAATGACTATTATAAAAGATTCAATGAACATATGTGTGTAGGTTGTGGTCGTTGTGATGATGTATGTCCAGAATATATTTCCTTTTCGAAATGTATCAATAAATTAAGTCAAATTATTGAGGAGGTGGGTAGTAATGAATAA